A region of uncultured Desulfobacter sp. DNA encodes the following proteins:
- a CDS encoding acetyl-CoA hydrolase/transferase C-terminal domain-containing protein, with product MSTLEERVRCKELLSKVKTPEECIQFFKDGMDVGMSGFTPVGYPKVVPIALCDHVEKNNLQGKLRLNLFIGASVGAEVEDRMATLNMIDRRWPYQTGKNLGIGINKGQIRMGDKHLSMFPQDLKYGFYTMEKGGGLDLAVIEASAITENGDIILTGAVGAAPEIIDVAKHIIVEINTGLPSFEGMHDILLTDLPPYRKILPVTDLRQRIGTPWVPTDKSKIIAIVESKLPDNGRALRGTDDVAQAIADNIVDFFQVEVKAGRLPKNLLPLQSGVGSIANAVVGGLTASPFEDLTVFTEVLQDTFLPFLDSGKCKYINCTSLSLSNEAFVDWWKNFETYKNMVMMRPQQISNNPELIRRMGVIGMNTPLEFDIYAHANSTHAGGTRMLNGIGGSGDFIRNAYISMMHCPSCRATKVDEFGITGVVPKVPHVDHTEHDIDVLVTEQGLADLRGLAPIDRARVVIDKCAHPAYKDYMYDYLERATKATGGHHEPQLLDECYKMHINFAQNGTMRFWEK from the coding sequence ATGTCTACATTAGAGGAACGCGTACGTTGTAAAGAACTGCTCAGCAAGGTAAAAACCCCTGAAGAGTGTATTCAATTTTTCAAAGATGGTATGGACGTCGGTATGTCCGGATTTACCCCGGTCGGCTATCCGAAAGTTGTACCTATTGCGCTGTGCGACCATGTTGAGAAAAACAATCTGCAAGGCAAGTTAAGACTCAACCTGTTTATCGGTGCCTCCGTCGGTGCCGAGGTTGAGGACCGCATGGCCACATTAAACATGATTGACCGTCGCTGGCCCTACCAGACAGGTAAAAACCTGGGCATAGGCATAAACAAAGGCCAGATCCGCATGGGCGACAAACATCTTTCCATGTTTCCCCAGGATCTGAAATACGGTTTTTACACCATGGAGAAGGGTGGCGGGCTTGATCTGGCAGTTATCGAAGCATCCGCCATCACCGAGAATGGCGACATCATTCTTACCGGTGCCGTCGGTGCCGCGCCTGAAATCATAGATGTCGCTAAACACATCATTGTCGAAATCAATACCGGCCTGCCCTCCTTTGAAGGCATGCACGATATTCTTCTGACCGATCTGCCTCCGTATCGGAAAATTCTTCCGGTAACTGACCTGCGCCAGCGTATCGGCACACCCTGGGTTCCCACTGACAAGAGCAAGATCATCGCCATTGTCGAATCCAAGCTGCCCGACAATGGTCGTGCCCTGCGCGGTACCGACGATGTTGCCCAGGCCATTGCCGACAACATCGTTGATTTCTTCCAGGTTGAAGTGAAGGCCGGCCGTCTGCCCAAGAACCTTCTTCCCCTGCAATCCGGTGTAGGTTCCATCGCCAATGCCGTTGTGGGTGGTCTGACCGCAAGTCCTTTTGAGGATTTGACCGTTTTCACCGAGGTTCTCCAGGACACCTTCCTGCCCTTCCTTGATTCCGGCAAATGCAAATACATCAACTGCACTTCATTATCACTGTCCAACGAAGCCTTTGTTGATTGGTGGAAAAATTTCGAAACCTATAAGAACATGGTTATGATGCGGCCCCAGCAGATTTCCAACAATCCGGAGCTCATCCGCCGTATGGGCGTCATCGGCATGAATACACCGCTTGAATTCGATATCTACGCACATGCCAACTCCACCCACGCAGGCGGTACCCGCATGCTGAACGGTATCGGCGGTTCCGGCGACTTTATCCGTAACGCTTACATCTCCATGATGCACTGCCCGTCCTGCCGTGCCACCAAAGTTGATGAATTCGGCATCACCGGTGTTGTGCCCAAGGTTCCCCACGTTGACCACACCGAGCACGATATTGATGTTCTGGTTACCGAACAGGGTCTGGCTGACCTGCGTGGTCTGGCACCAATTGATCGCGCCCGCGTTGTCATCGACAAATGTG
- a CDS encoding flavodoxin produces MSTALIIFGSTTGNTESVAETIKRDLSKADYTVKIINVADVDVDILNEAFDLYLLGSSTWGDDEIEFQEDFVSFYENMNGDIKLSGKKFAVFGCGDSSYQYFCGAVDALEERLGKLGATLVCESLRIDGEPDESDVNEWTQDVINAA; encoded by the coding sequence ATGAGTACTGCACTGATCATTTTCGGATCTACCACTGGGAATACCGAATCCGTGGCCGAAACCATTAAAAGAGATCTGTCCAAGGCTGATTACACAGTGAAAATAATCAATGTAGCCGATGTTGATGTGGATATCCTGAATGAGGCATTTGATTTGTACCTGCTTGGAAGCTCCACCTGGGGAGATGATGAGATCGAATTCCAGGAGGATTTTGTGTCTTTCTATGAGAATATGAATGGGGATATAAAGTTATCAGGTAAAAAATTTGCCGTATTCGGTTGCGGAGATTCATCCTATCAATATTTCTGCGGTGCTGTGGATGCCCTTGAAGAACGCCTGGGAAAGCTGGGTGCCACCCTTGTGTGTGAATCCTTACGAATAGACGGAGAACCTGACGAATCAGATGTAAATGAATGGACACAGGATGTGATCAATGCCGCATAA
- a CDS encoding NAD(P)H-dependent glycerol-3-phosphate dehydrogenase: protein MNIMNAKIGVIGAGAWGTALAKLLADKGFTLDHWAFEPEVKEEITLYRENRTFLPGFELPPGIIPTNDIEKAVSKKDLVLMVVPSHCMRAVAIQMKPFVSPGTILVSASKGIENQTHMTMTDILSEIIDFLPDHNFGVLSGPSFAKEVAAGVPTVVAAAARKNEVAEYIQNLFSSQNFRVYVNHDIIGTQIGGAMKNVFAIAAGACDGMNMGLNPRAALITRGLTEMNRLGTRLGADPLTLSGLAGVGDLLLTCTGFLSRNYTVGKQIGEGKSLDEIISEMRMVAEGVKTTRSIYNMSKKLNVDLPICAEVYAVLFEGSPVKETVNRLMSRSLKHELAGVI, encoded by the coding sequence ATGAATATTATGAATGCAAAAATCGGCGTTATCGGGGCCGGTGCCTGGGGAACGGCACTTGCCAAACTGCTTGCGGATAAAGGATTTACCCTGGATCATTGGGCCTTTGAACCCGAGGTGAAAGAAGAAATTACCCTTTACCGGGAAAACAGAACTTTTCTGCCGGGGTTTGAACTGCCCCCGGGGATTATACCCACAAACGACATTGAAAAAGCCGTGTCCAAAAAAGATCTTGTGCTCATGGTGGTTCCTTCCCATTGTATGCGCGCCGTGGCCATACAGATGAAACCGTTTGTCTCCCCGGGAACAATTCTGGTCAGTGCATCCAAGGGAATTGAGAATCAAACCCACATGACCATGACCGATATCCTGTCTGAAATTATCGATTTTCTACCCGATCATAATTTCGGCGTGCTCTCGGGCCCAAGTTTTGCCAAGGAAGTTGCTGCCGGCGTACCAACGGTTGTGGCTGCGGCCGCACGAAAAAATGAGGTGGCCGAATATATTCAGAATCTGTTTTCTTCACAAAATTTCCGGGTTTATGTCAATCATGATATTATCGGTACCCAGATCGGCGGGGCCATGAAAAACGTATTTGCCATTGCCGCAGGTGCCTGTGACGGGATGAATATGGGGCTTAATCCCAGGGCCGCCCTGATCACCCGGGGCCTGACGGAGATGAACCGGCTGGGCACCCGGCTTGGTGCGGACCCGTTGACTCTTTCCGGTCTGGCCGGTGTCGGCGATCTGCTGCTGACGTGCACAGGTTTTCTGAGCAGAAATTACACCGTTGGCAAACAGATCGGTGAGGGCAAATCCCTGGATGAAATTATTTCGGAAATGCGCATGGTGGCCGAGGGAGTCAAAACCACCCGGTCCATTTACAACATGTCAAAAAAGCTTAATGTCGATCTGCCCATCTGCGCTGAAGTCTATGCTGTCCTGTTCGAAGGCAGCCCTGTGAAAGAAACCGTCAATCGGCTCATGAGCCGGTCCCTGAAACACGAACTGGCCGGCGTTATTTGA
- a CDS encoding tetratricopeptide repeat protein, whose amino-acid sequence MPHKHHKCLRSQLKDIGSLNRSAMAAGNAGKLDTAFKNMNKALDLTRELDKKCLTAKLLNNLGNLHTMSGEWDKALLSYDQSMTIVTEHYGTDNTLFKTLQKNLVYLLTLDVATA is encoded by the coding sequence ATGCCGCATAAACACCATAAATGTCTACGATCCCAGCTCAAGGACATTGGCTCTTTGAACCGTTCGGCCATGGCCGCCGGCAATGCCGGAAAGCTTGACACAGCCTTTAAAAATATGAACAAGGCTCTGGATTTAACCCGTGAACTGGATAAAAAGTGCCTGACAGCAAAACTATTAAACAACCTGGGCAATCTGCACACCATGTCCGGTGAATGGGATAAGGCGCTGCTGTCCTATGATCAATCCATGACCATTGTGACCGAGCACTATGGTACAGACAACACTCTTTTTAAAACCCTGCAAAAAAATCTGGTGTATCTACTGACACTGGATGTCGCAACCGCCTGA
- a CDS encoding VWA domain-containing protein: MKFDHPNILFFLWGLLPLAGLLVYAIFRHKKILARYAEAPMLDHILPGFSHGPKWIKMALALLGSGFAVLALAGPLAGYRWEKTTQKGVDIMIALDCSRSMLAQDVSPTRLTRAKREIIDLTRLMHSDRAGLVAFSGAAVLQCPLTLDYNAFGIFLDALTPDYLPVGGTDLTAALGTCYNGFDPSSTAGKAIILITDGEDTSGDEAALTKMLEKFAKEKIRIFAIGVGDPAGAPIPAKGGGFKKDAAGNIILSKVDEAMLQKITSMTSGRYVRSVAGDMDLEQIYSGDILGTMERKELTQGRKKVWENRFQWALLPCVLLLLAETCFPQGPGRKRGVKGGRSLICLAIAMGLMTPGLARADLWTSPVKQGMKAWENKQYQEAKKHFIDAQLENPDDPRLYYNIGAAAYASGEYDLAESNFAQAVTAKDKELKHNAMYNLANTRFRQNHLDKAIEDYQNLLKEFPEDAQAKDNLEFVKKKLEDQKQKQDQQNKDQDQGKDQNKDQDKDQGKQNKDTQNKNQGDQDPKDKSQKDKKQGDQNHQDSKDQQGQAPKQEQKSQAEQSHQNNPDNNSPAPGQAQASQNGPDQNEADQQQQKSAENSQAQAARAEKAEQGQQGMTQPQSKMLENRLNRLEDKPGMALIPQTGAWNNDKDW; this comes from the coding sequence ATGAAATTTGACCATCCCAATATTCTGTTTTTTCTGTGGGGACTTCTGCCTCTGGCAGGATTGCTGGTGTATGCAATTTTTCGGCACAAAAAAATCCTTGCCCGGTATGCCGAAGCGCCCATGCTGGATCATATCCTGCCCGGTTTCTCCCATGGCCCCAAATGGATCAAAATGGCTTTGGCTCTCCTTGGCTCAGGATTTGCCGTGTTGGCCCTGGCAGGCCCCCTGGCCGGATACCGCTGGGAAAAAACCACCCAAAAGGGGGTGGATATCATGATTGCCCTGGACTGCTCCCGCAGTATGCTGGCCCAGGATGTCTCTCCCACGCGGCTGACCCGGGCCAAAAGGGAGATTATTGACCTGACCCGCCTGATGCATTCTGACCGGGCAGGACTTGTGGCCTTTTCCGGTGCAGCCGTGCTGCAATGCCCGTTAACCCTTGATTATAACGCATTCGGAATTTTTCTTGATGCCCTGACCCCTGATTATCTGCCTGTGGGTGGAACGGATTTGACCGCAGCCCTCGGAACCTGTTACAACGGATTTGATCCTTCCTCCACTGCGGGAAAAGCCATCATTCTTATTACCGACGGTGAGGATACATCCGGTGACGAAGCGGCCCTGACCAAAATGCTGGAAAAATTTGCCAAGGAAAAAATCCGCATTTTCGCCATCGGGGTCGGTGATCCGGCAGGAGCCCCCATTCCGGCCAAGGGCGGAGGCTTTAAAAAAGATGCGGCGGGAAATATCATTTTGTCAAAAGTGGATGAAGCCATGCTTCAAAAAATTACGTCCATGACTTCAGGCCGGTATGTGCGGTCCGTGGCCGGGGACATGGACCTTGAACAGATCTATTCCGGGGATATCCTGGGCACCATGGAGCGCAAGGAACTGACCCAGGGCCGCAAAAAGGTCTGGGAAAACCGGTTTCAGTGGGCCTTGCTGCCCTGTGTCCTGCTGCTGCTCGCCGAAACTTGCTTCCCCCAGGGGCCTGGCCGGAAACGCGGTGTCAAGGGCGGACGATCTCTGATCTGTCTGGCCATTGCCATGGGGCTTATGACTCCGGGACTTGCCAGAGCAGATTTATGGACCTCCCCGGTAAAACAGGGCATGAAGGCCTGGGAAAATAAGCAGTACCAGGAGGCTAAAAAGCATTTTATCGATGCCCAGCTTGAAAATCCCGATGACCCGCGTCTTTATTATAATATTGGCGCCGCAGCCTATGCTTCCGGTGAATATGACCTGGCGGAATCCAACTTTGCCCAGGCGGTGACGGCAAAGGACAAAGAACTTAAACACAATGCCATGTATAATCTTGCCAACACCCGTTTCCGTCAAAACCATCTGGACAAGGCCATTGAGGATTACCAGAATCTGCTCAAGGAATTTCCCGAGGATGCCCAGGCCAAAGACAATCTTGAATTTGTAAAAAAAAAGTTAGAGGATCAAAAACAGAAGCAGGATCAGCAGAATAAGGATCAGGATCAGGGCAAGGATCAAAACAAAGATCAGGACAAAGATCAGGGCAAACAGAATAAAGACACCCAGAACAAGAACCAGGGGGATCAGGATCCAAAGGATAAATCCCAAAAGGATAAAAAACAAGGGGATCAGAACCACCAGGACAGCAAGGACCAGCAAGGCCAGGCCCCAAAACAGGAACAAAAAAGCCAGGCAGAGCAAAGTCATCAGAATAACCCTGACAACAATTCCCCGGCCCCCGGTCAGGCCCAGGCAAGCCAGAACGGGCCAGATCAGAACGAGGCAGACCAGCAACAGCAAAAATCTGCAGAAAATTCCCAGGCCCAGGCCGCCCGGGCGGAAAAAGCAGAGCAGGGGCAACAGGGCATGACCCAACCACAATCAAAAATGCTTGAAAACCGCCTCAACCGCCTGGAGGACAAACCCGGCATGGCCCTGATTCCCCAAACCGGAGCATGGAACAATGATAAAGACTGGTAA
- a CDS encoding BatD family protein, producing the protein MIKTGNFTITKRIYLHAAGWAIATLLLCLPCTAFAFTATAQVDQTHISPQDVVSLQVIVDGGEADVDTSCITGFQVNPAGTQSNRSYINGTWSHKVIYRYMLVPLKTGELTVPPIPCVRDGESVLTREIKILVSESPAQTNDDKGDFFAQASLSSDGIVPGQQAVYTLKLCVAKQIRGASFDPPRFEGLTAKQLTDWSKYTRTINGRTYMVNETKYLVQADAPGQFAISPAVFVAQVPMQRARQRDSFNSLFNDSFFRDSLFDAAPAKSVRVVSNSVDLKVSPLPGYQGDQPFSGLVGKFSMSSGLDRNSVKTGESATLTVIIKGTGNIMDAALPALNLDTKRFKVYEDTPAQDVQVTEQGFEGHKIFKQALVASIPGKAVIPGFSLVFFDTDSKTYKTVITDPLTLDVQPGGPATLVNASPAANTDAGTQVAARVKKSEVKLQNRDILDIKESISSIHSQPSLSMVWFAFLVCLPALGFGAASTAMRLGTREKPLKEQYREKAWDYLKKARKTPTDHPGFLPGLSSALTYAVLARGGKGGESLTRDEVRQILSRCGQAQETVSKVTGLMDTMDAARFGGRPMDETTARNCLSQVTTLLRTLMVVLCVGLYMFMFQGTGLAAQDIPGTNPPVQVHPVKDKAGVFVDAVRAYKAGNYADAAAQFESIAQNEVNNPDLFYNIGNAYLKSKDLGRAILWYERAKKLAPSDPDLKFNLDYAQSLLKDKKESGFSFSSILYFWQGLVSLKWLQYASISLSFGFFIWATVQKARGRQIFSGTGILFFFLFVCTTMASGLEYNRINANVKAVIVADQADIRSGTMDNATLLFDLHAGTRVQVLEKKDNYIKIRFAKDKVGWVACKNAEII; encoded by the coding sequence ATGATAAAGACTGGTAACTTCACCATCACAAAACGAATCTATCTTCATGCGGCAGGCTGGGCCATTGCAACACTGCTCTTGTGCCTGCCCTGCACAGCATTTGCGTTTACCGCCACAGCCCAGGTGGACCAAACCCATATTTCGCCCCAGGATGTTGTATCACTCCAGGTGATTGTGGACGGCGGCGAAGCTGACGTGGATACCTCCTGCATCACCGGGTTCCAGGTGAATCCCGCCGGTACCCAGTCCAACAGAAGTTACATCAACGGAACCTGGAGCCATAAGGTCATATACCGGTATATGCTGGTTCCCCTTAAAACCGGAGAACTGACTGTTCCCCCCATTCCCTGTGTCCGGGACGGCGAATCCGTTTTGACCCGGGAGATCAAAATCCTGGTGTCGGAATCCCCGGCACAGACCAATGACGACAAGGGCGATTTTTTTGCCCAGGCATCCCTGAGCAGTGACGGAATCGTTCCGGGGCAACAGGCTGTCTACACCCTGAAGCTGTGTGTGGCAAAACAGATCAGGGGCGCGTCATTTGATCCTCCCCGGTTTGAGGGTCTAACAGCCAAGCAGTTGACGGACTGGTCAAAGTACACCCGCACCATCAACGGCCGGACCTATATGGTGAACGAAACAAAGTACCTGGTCCAGGCGGACGCCCCCGGGCAGTTTGCCATTTCCCCGGCTGTTTTTGTGGCCCAGGTACCCATGCAGCGGGCCAGACAGCGGGATTCATTTAATTCCCTGTTCAATGATTCGTTTTTCCGGGATTCCCTTTTTGATGCGGCACCGGCAAAATCTGTGCGTGTGGTGTCCAATTCTGTGGATTTGAAGGTTTCCCCATTGCCTGGGTACCAGGGAGATCAGCCTTTTTCAGGCCTTGTGGGAAAATTTTCCATGTCCAGCGGGCTGGACCGAAACAGTGTAAAAACAGGGGAATCCGCCACATTGACCGTTATTATCAAAGGTACGGGCAATATAATGGATGCGGCTTTGCCTGCTCTAAACCTGGATACGAAAAGATTCAAGGTGTATGAGGATACCCCGGCCCAGGATGTACAGGTTACTGAACAGGGATTTGAGGGCCATAAAATATTCAAGCAGGCCCTGGTGGCCTCTATACCGGGAAAAGCGGTTATTCCAGGATTCAGCCTGGTCTTTTTTGATACGGATTCAAAAACATATAAAACCGTCATCACAGATCCCTTAACCCTTGATGTCCAGCCGGGTGGACCTGCGACCCTGGTGAACGCATCGCCTGCCGCCAATACGGATGCAGGAACGCAGGTGGCGGCAAGAGTAAAAAAATCCGAGGTAAAGCTGCAGAACCGGGATATTCTGGATATCAAAGAAAGCATATCAAGTATCCATTCCCAGCCCAGCCTTTCCATGGTCTGGTTTGCCTTTCTGGTCTGCCTGCCGGCATTGGGGTTTGGTGCGGCGAGCACGGCCATGCGCCTGGGGACCAGGGAAAAACCACTAAAAGAGCAATACCGGGAGAAAGCATGGGACTACCTGAAAAAAGCCCGTAAAACCCCAACTGACCATCCCGGGTTTCTGCCGGGACTTTCGTCAGCACTCACCTATGCGGTTCTGGCCAGAGGGGGCAAAGGGGGAGAAAGTCTGACCCGGGACGAGGTACGACAGATCTTGTCCCGCTGCGGACAGGCTCAGGAGACCGTAAGTAAGGTCACCGGATTGATGGATACCATGGATGCAGCCCGTTTCGGCGGAAGGCCGATGGATGAGACAACCGCCCGGAACTGTCTTTCCCAGGTGACCACCCTGCTCCGTACACTTATGGTTGTGCTTTGCGTGGGGCTGTACATGTTTATGTTCCAGGGTACGGGGCTGGCGGCCCAGGATATTCCCGGCACCAATCCCCCGGTACAGGTCCACCCCGTAAAAGACAAAGCCGGTGTGTTTGTGGATGCCGTGCGCGCCTACAAGGCCGGGAATTATGCGGATGCTGCGGCACAGTTTGAGTCCATTGCCCAAAACGAAGTGAATAACCCGGATCTGTTTTACAATATCGGCAATGCATACCTGAAAAGCAAGGATCTTGGCCGGGCCATTCTCTGGTATGAACGGGCAAAAAAACTTGCCCCCTCGGATCCGGATTTAAAATTTAACCTGGACTATGCCCAAAGCCTTTTAAAGGATAAAAAAGAGTCGGGGTTTTCCTTTTCCAGTATTCTCTATTTCTGGCAGGGGCTGGTTTCTTTAAAATGGCTGCAATATGCCTCCATCTCACTCTCCTTTGGCTTTTTTATCTGGGCAACGGTTCAAAAGGCCAGGGGAAGACAGATTTTTTCAGGCACCGGCATTCTATTTTTTTTTCTTTTTGTCTGTACAACAATGGCTTCGGGCCTTGAATACAACCGGATCAACGCCAATGTAAAGGCCGTTATTGTTGCAGACCAGGCAGACATTCGTTCCGGGACCATGGATAACGCCACGCTTTTGTTTGACCTGCATGCCGGAACCAGGGTTCAGGTTCTGGAGAAAAAAGACAATTATATAAAAATCCGCTTTGCCAAGGACAAGGTGGGATGGGTGGCATGTAAAAATGCAGAAATAATCTAG
- the rlmN gene encoding 23S rRNA (adenine(2503)-C(2))-methyltransferase RlmN: MIDILGLPLDKLVKIMQVEYGKGPFHAQALYREVFKNGGTDIDHSPEFKGSPRLWSDLGKALCILPGRVEKTIEEGGLVKFITRLADGLAIESVVIPMTRHNTLCVSSQVGCKMGCKFCQTARMGFKRNLSASEIVGQVFNARHILGHDIKNIVFMGMGEPFDNFEALMTAVEVLSSQKGCDIALRHMTISTCGVVPGIERLAQMNLPNIRLAVSINGPDDATRSALMPVNRTWPLAALKKSLETYPLPPRGVFLFEYILIKGVNDAMDHARSLARFIHPLPVRLNLIPYNPVAGFDHLSPSDEQMHEFAQQLTDKGVFVIKRWSRGRSVSAGCGQLGEI, from the coding sequence ATGATAGACATTCTGGGCCTCCCTCTGGATAAACTTGTAAAAATCATGCAGGTGGAATACGGCAAAGGGCCGTTTCATGCCCAGGCCCTGTACCGGGAGGTGTTTAAGAACGGGGGTACAGATATTGACCATTCCCCTGAATTCAAAGGTTCCCCACGATTGTGGTCGGATCTTGGCAAGGCCCTATGCATTTTACCGGGCCGGGTGGAAAAAACCATTGAAGAAGGGGGACTGGTCAAGTTCATCACCCGCCTGGCCGACGGACTGGCCATTGAATCTGTGGTGATTCCCATGACCCGGCACAATACCCTTTGCGTGTCCAGCCAGGTGGGGTGCAAAATGGGATGTAAATTCTGTCAGACCGCCCGCATGGGGTTTAAACGCAATCTGTCGGCATCTGAAATTGTGGGCCAGGTGTTCAATGCCCGGCATATCCTCGGGCATGATATAAAAAACATCGTTTTCATGGGCATGGGCGAGCCCTTTGACAATTTCGAGGCGCTCATGACAGCTGTGGAGGTTTTGAGCAGCCAAAAAGGCTGCGACATTGCCCTGCGGCACATGACCATCTCCACCTGCGGGGTGGTGCCCGGGATTGAGCGCCTGGCACAGATGAATCTGCCCAATATTCGCCTGGCAGTTTCCATCAACGGACCGGATGATGCCACCCGGTCAGCCCTGATGCCGGTGAACCGGACCTGGCCCCTGGCCGCGCTCAAAAAAAGCCTTGAAACGTATCCCCTGCCCCCGAGAGGCGTCTTTCTTTTTGAATATATCCTGATCAAAGGGGTCAACGACGCCATGGATCATGCCCGGTCCCTGGCCCGGTTCATCCATCCCTTGCCCGTACGCCTGAACCTGATTCCCTATAACCCTGTGGCCGGATTTGACCATTTAAGCCCCAGTGATGAACAGATGCATGAGTTTGCCCAGCAGCTCACAGATAAAGGCGTATTTGTGATCAAACGATGGAGCCGGGGGCGGTCCGTCAGTGCCGGGTGCGGTCAGCTGGGAGAAATTTGA
- a CDS encoding GGDEF domain-containing protein, giving the protein MNYTESGPQAGEFLRLTLGFLSKHNLSATPVNYTVWYEYASGKNPKLKETIDRMLENKLPLNNKHVETLYQKFISDGDRVVIARLLTKLNLMLHEITTHVVETEEDLSTHGQALDHLADQIRGVQDFDDVKNIIDQMLDTTKAIIQSGSRLQTRMKVSSQDLKQLHKDLEVSQQEARTDSLTGLTNRRGLEKRLEIERIRARQNNAPFSVIMLDIDHFKAVNDTFGHLVGDSLLKGFAAVLSSQVRRNDLAARYGGEEFLIILPETNLEGAYAVADKIRTILCKKEWTIKESGKSIGSIKASMGISQYKLGETGNQVIQRADEAMYHAKNTGRDRIVIHSELTSA; this is encoded by the coding sequence ATGAACTACACCGAATCCGGCCCCCAGGCCGGAGAATTTTTAAGACTTACACTAGGCTTTCTGTCCAAACACAATCTGTCAGCGACCCCTGTAAACTATACAGTGTGGTACGAGTATGCCTCGGGAAAAAATCCCAAGCTAAAGGAAACAATTGACCGGATGCTTGAAAACAAACTGCCCCTGAACAACAAACACGTTGAAACCCTATACCAGAAGTTCATATCAGACGGAGACCGTGTGGTTATTGCACGCCTTTTAACTAAACTGAATCTGATGCTGCACGAGATCACCACCCATGTGGTGGAGACAGAAGAAGACCTCAGTACCCATGGGCAGGCCCTTGATCACCTGGCAGACCAGATCCGGGGGGTCCAGGACTTTGACGACGTAAAAAATATCATAGACCAGATGCTGGACACAACCAAGGCCATTATCCAGTCAGGCTCCCGCCTGCAAACCCGGATGAAAGTTTCTTCCCAGGACTTGAAACAGCTTCACAAAGATCTTGAAGTGTCCCAGCAGGAAGCCAGAACAGACTCATTGACGGGACTGACCAACCGCAGAGGACTTGAAAAAAGGCTGGAAATCGAACGAATCCGGGCCCGCCAGAACAACGCGCCCTTCTCCGTAATCATGTTGGATATAGACCATTTCAAAGCCGTGAATGATACCTTCGGCCATCTTGTGGGAGACAGTCTGCTCAAAGGGTTTGCCGCTGTACTTTCCAGCCAGGTGCGCCGCAACGACCTGGCAGCACGCTATGGCGGGGAAGAATTTTTAATTATCCTTCCGGAAACTAATCTTGAAGGGGCCTATGCCGTTGCCGATAAAATAAGGACCATTCTGTGTAAAAAAGAGTGGACCATCAAGGAATCCGGAAAAAGCATCGGATCCATCAAGGCCTCCATGGGAATCTCCCAGTATAAACTTGGTGAAACTGGCAATCAGGTTATCCAGCGGGCGGATGAAGCCATGTACCATGCAAAAAATACCGGCAGGGACCGTATTGTTATCCATTCGGAATTGACCAGTGCCTGA